TCGTCGCCCGCCCGCCGCCGAAGCCGCCTCCGCCGCCGCGGCGGTCTTCGACGTTCTGGCTTTCGGTTTCGTCGTCCAGCCTCATTGCGGGCTCCTCCCTGTCTTGTCGAATCCGTGCCGTTCGCGCAACGGGCAGTGCGCCGCCGTTGCACGAGGCTTCGGCGCACGCGATGCAGGCGCATCGGCTGTGAGTTGGCGGCAGCGGCGCTGTCGGCGGTTGCGCGCTGTGCGGCGCGCCGCCGGGTGTTGGCGATGGCGTCTGCACTGGCCTTGGCACCGGCCTTCGCGCTATTTTGCCGGGGCTTTTACGACTTGTCGCAAAAATACGGAGGATAGAGCGATTCGGTGCAGGACATCGTCAGCCTTTGCAAAATGGCGCGTCTGGCCGCCGGTCAGGCCGGCAGCGGCAGCCCGCTTGGATCGTGCGGGCGATCGCATTCATCCTTTCCGCGGATGCCGGCGTACGACCGCGCCGCGTACGGTGACGAGGCAAGGCATCTTTGCGGAGCAACGCATGAGCTATGTGCGTCCCCGCATGATTGCGGTCACCGGCGCGGGTGCCGGCATCGGCGCTGCGCGTGTTCGCCGCTTCGCCGCGAGGGGCGACCGCGTCGTTCGTAGCCGGTGCGCCGCGCGTCGCCGATGGCGGCGCATGGATCGTGGACGTGTCGACGCTCGCGTTCGAATACGCCTGACGCACCTGGATGCGCGCCGCGCGTTCGGTCGGCGCGGGGTGGCAGCTGTTCACGGGGTGCGTGGGGTTCGTTATGTCCGTTCGCTCGATCGGTTCGCTCGGTGCCGCACGTTCGTCTGTTCTCCGTATTCGGCGCCTTCCTCGCGTGGCCTCCGACCGCCGCCTCCGTTCACGACAAGCAGCCGAGCCCCGCCAGCGTCGTCTCCACCGCTGTGTCGAGCGGCGTCAGTGGTTCGCGCCCCAGCACCGCGATCAGCCGCGCGTTGTCCAGGCGGACCGGCTCGCGCCACAGATAACGCATCTCGAGCAGCTCGCGCAGCGTCGTGACGAATGGCGCCGCGGCCCATACGAGCCACCAGGGGAACTGCCGGATCGTCGGCCGCAACCCGTGCCGCTGCGCCACGCGACATACGGCCTGCGCCAGCTGCATGCCGTCCGCGTCCCAGTGTCCGGCCAGGTGAAAGCGCGCGAACGGCGCCAGCGTCTCCCGCCGCGCGATCAGCTCCACCATCGCGCGGGCCACGTCCGGCAGGTATGCCCATTGATGGCCGACGCCCGGCCGCCCCGGGACGCTGATCGCCGTGACCGGACGCCCCGCCTTCACCATGCCCTGCCCGAACCAGTTGTTGCCGGCCCGCGGCCCGAAGAAATCACCGGCGCGCACGATGATCGTCCGCACGCGGTTCGCCGTCGCCGCCTGCAACCGCCGCTCCATCTCGACGCGGATCGCGCCCTTGCGCGTCACCGGCCGCTGCGGCGCGTCCTCGTGCAGCAGCGCAAACGCGTCCGGACCGAAGTTGTAGACCGTACCGGGCAGCACGATCGTCGCCTGCTCGCGCGTGGCCGCCGCGATCGTGTTGTCGATCATCGGCAGCACCTGCGTCGACCAGTTCCGGTAACCGGGCGGGTTCACCGCGTGTACGAGCACGCTGCAGCCGCGTGCCGCACGAAGCACCGCGTCGCGGTCGAGCGCGTCGCCGCGCACCCATCCGATGCCGTCGCGCTCCACGCTCGCGGCGTCGAGACTGCGGCTCAACGCGCGCACCTGCCAGCCGGCATCGCGCAATTGCCGCGCGACCTCGCCGCCGATTCCGCCGCTCGCGCCAAGCACGAGTACCTGCCGTTGTGTCCCCGCTGCGCCTGCCGTCATGACCGCCCTCCGTGATCGAACCGTTGTCGGTCGCCATTCTCGGCCGGAGCGGGCTAATAATGAATTGCTGAGCCTGAGCGATCGGCTATACATTTATGCATGACCACCGATCCGAACTGGGAACGCTACCGCACCTTCCTCGCGGTGCTGACCGAAGGGTCGCTGTCGGGCGCGGCGCGCGCGCTCGGCATCACGCAGCCGACGGCGGGCCGGCACGTCGCCGCGCTCGAAGCCGCGTTCGGCCAGACCCTGTTCACCCGCTCGCCGTCCGGGCTGCTGCCGACCGAGGCCGCGCTGGCGCTGCGCGGCCATGCCGAGACGCTGCGCAGCGCGGCAGCCGCGTTCGAGCGCGCGGCGGCGAGTCACGGCGCCGGCGTCAGCGGCGTCGTGCGGATCTCCGCGAGCGACGTGATCGGCGTCGAAGTGCTGCCGCCGATGCTGACGCAGTTGCGGCGCGACCATCCCGGGCTCGTCGTGGAGCTCGCGCCGACCGACCGCATCCAGGACGTGCTGAACCGTGAAGCCGACATCGCGGTCCGCATGGCGCCGCCCGCGCAGGATGCGCTCGTCGCGCGGCGCATCGGCGCGATCGAGGTCGCGCTGCATGCGCGCGACGACTATCTCGCGCGCAACGGCACGCCGTCGACGGTCGATGAGCTCGCGCGTCACGCGCTGATCGGTTTCGATACGGTGACGCCGTTCATTCGCGCGGCCGGCCGCGCGATGCCGCAGTGGAACCGCGACGCGTTCGCGCTGCGCACGGACAGCAACCTGGCGCAGCTGGCGCTGATCCGCGCGGGATATGGAATCGGCATCTGCCAGACGGCGCTCGCGAAACGCGATGCGCGGCTCGTGCGCGTGCTGCCGGATACGCCCGCGCTCGCGTTGGAGACCTGGGTGGTCATGCACGAGGATCTGCGCACGAGCGCGCGCTGTCGCGTCGTGTTCGACGCGCTCGCGAACGGGCTGCGCGGGTATGCCGAGGGGGGCGGCGAGTAGAGTTCTTCGATGCTGCGGTACGCGTGAATGGCTGGGCGGGTGATGCGATGCGTGCGGCGGGCGACGGAGCGGCTATTTGCGATGTGGGGCTGCGGGTGTTGATGTCGAGGGATTGGGCTGCGGGCGCCGCTTCGACTACTCCGGTTGCTCCGGTTGCTCCGGTTGCTTCGGTTGCTTCGGTTGCTTCGGCCGCTTCGACCGCTCCGGCTGCTCCGGCTGCTCCGGCTGCTCCGGCTGCCTCGGACGCTTCGGCCGCTCCGGCTGCTTCGACCGCTTCAGCTTGGCAAGCAGCACATCGCGATACACGTCGAGCGCGGCGACGCCCTCACCCGCCCCGACGTCACATCAGCAGTTGTCGCGACAGCACCTCACGCGCCTGCGTCACCGTCTCGCGTTCGCCGGGCATCGGCGGCGTCAGAGAAAAGACCGCGTCGGGCAGCGCCGGCAGCCGGTATTTCGCCCCGAGCCGCACGAGGCCTTCGCCGATCGAAGACGCGCACAGGCAGCCGACGCCCAGCCCGGCCGCGAGCAACGACTGCAGCCCGGCGACGCCCGACGCGCTGTGCACGAGCCCGTACGGCACCTGCTGTTCATCGAGCGAGCGCACGGCGATCTGATGCATCATGCAGTCGTCCGGCAGCAGCACGAGCGGCAGCGGCTGCGGAAGCTGTTCGGCCAGCGCCGGCGCCGCGACCCACGACAGCGGCTCGCGCCGCAACACCCAGCGCGTATCGGCCGACGCAGGCCGGAACGGCCCGCGCGACAGGTGCATCACGACGCCGAGATCGATCTGCCCGCGCGCATGGGCCGCTTCGATGTCCATGCTCTTCATTGCGCTCACGTGCAGCCTCAGCTGCGGGTAGCATTCGCGCAATCGCGCGAGCAGGCCCGCCACTTCGTGCGTGCGGTAGTAGTCGGTGATCGCGACGCGCAACTCGCCCTTGATCGCCTGACCGCGCACCTCGTCGAACGCCGCCTCGTTCAACGCGACGATGCGCCGCGCATGTTGCAGCAGACGCGCGCCGGCCGGCGTCGGCTCGACGCCGCGCTTGCTGCGTACGAACAACGACATGCCGGCGCGCGATTCGAGCTTGCGCACCTGCTCGCTGACCGTCGACTGCGACAAGTGCAGCAACGGCGCGGCCGCACTCAGACTGCCGGCGTCCGCGACCGCCGCGAACGTGCGCAACTGATCCAGATCGAAACCTCGCATCACGTACCCCATCCATCGAATAACCCGATGGATGCTACCACCAATTCACGCTTTTCCGAACCATGGACGATGGTCAGAATGTCGGTCAACCGCCGCGTCGCTCCATTTCGGCACCACCCGACATGCCGCGCGGCCCTCATTCTTTCGGACTTTCGTTCATGACCGACAACACACTCGCCCGTTGCGCCGCAGCCCCGGCCGGGACTGCGGCCGCAGCACCGGCACGCAGCCATCACGGCTGGGCTCTCGTCGTGCTGCTGATCGGCGCCATCCTGCCGCCGCTCGACTACTTCATCGTCAATCTCGCACTGCCGGCCATCCGCGACGGCATCGGCGCGCGGCCGGCCGAGCTGCAACTCGTCGTGTCGGCGTATGCATGCGCGAACGCGGTCGTGCAGATCACGGGCGGGCGCCTCGGCGACCTGTACGGCCGCAAGCGGATGTTCATGACCGGGATGGCGGGCTTCGTCGTGGCGTCCGCGCTGTGCGGGCTGGCCGACAGCGGCGCGGTGCTGGTCGGCGGTCGCGTGTTGCAGGGGCTGTTCGCGGCGATCCTCGCGCCGCAGGTACTCGCGACGATCCGCAGCGTGTTCAGCCCGCACGAGCAGGTGCGCGTGATGGGCTTCTACGGTTTCGTGTTCGGGCTTGCGGCCGTGATCGGTCAGCTCGGCGGCGGCGTGCTGATCGCGCTGCATCCGTTCGGTCTCGGCTGGCGCGCGATCTTCCTGGTCAATGTGCCGATCGGGATCCTCGCGCTGCTCGGCAGTTGGCGCTTCATTCCCGAAAGCAGGCCGCCGCGCGGCCAGCGCATCGACGTCCCCGGCACGGCGCTGCTGTCGCTGTTCCTGCTGATGCTCGTCTATCCGCTCACGCATGGGCGCGAAGCCGGCTGGCCGCTGTGGATGGTCGCGTGCGTGGCCGGCGCGGTGCCGATGCTCGGCGCGCTGCTCGCGGTCGAAACGCGCCAGCTCGCCGGTGGACGCGACCCGTTGCTCGACGTGCGGCTGCTGCGCAATCCGGTCATCGCGCTCGGCCTCACGCTCGCGTTCCTGTTCTACATGCTCAGCGCGTTTTTCCTGAGTTACGGCATTTATCTGCAGGGATGCCTGAACTGGTCGGCGCTGCAGTCTGGGCTCGCGATCCTGCCGCTCGGCGTCGGCTTCCTGGCAAGCCCGTTGCTGATGCCGCGGCTCGTCGGCAGGTTCGGCGGCCATCGCGTACTCACGCTGGGCTTCGCGATGCTCGCGGCCGGCGTCGCGACGGCCGCCGCGCTGGCCAGCGAACACGCGCCCGGGCCGGGCTTTCATGCGGGGATCGCCGCGATCGGCATCGGGCAAGGCCTCGTACTGCCTTCGGTCGTGCGGATCGTGCTCGCGGAAGTCGACGCCGCGCGCGCCGGCGTCGCGTCCGGCATGGTGACGGCGATGCTGCAGATCGGTGCGGCGGTCGGCGCGGCGGCGCTCGGTGGCCTGTTCTTCGCGCGGCTCGGCGCGCGGCCGGCGCCGCCCGACTACGTGCACGCGTTCAGCGCGACGATGTGGGCGCTGACGGCGGTATTCCTCGTGTGCGTCGTGTTGTCGGCAGCATTGGGGCCGCTGCAACGGCGGACGCAGGCGCGCGCGTGACGGTCAGCGGCGCAGCATCGCCGGCCGCGACATGACGAACGCGGTGCACGAGCGAGCCGTTGCGAGCGGCCCGCTCACGATTGCGGCTTGGGCGGCGCGTGACGCGCTTCCCATTCGGCCAGCTCGACGCGATAGCGCTCCATCGCGTCCTCGTACAGGTCGAAGATGCATGGCGAGCAGCCGCTGTTGCAGCAGTCCTCGAGTTCCGGTTGCTGAGGCGGGGTCGGACGCGGATCGTCGGCGGGCGCATCCGCAGCGTCAGGCTTGGTCACGGCTTCGGTCGGTTGATGTCGAACGCGGAGTATAAGGCGATGGCCGGCTGCACGCAGGCTCACGCATGCACGCAGCGTCTCGCCGGCACATCGGCCGGCAGGCGTCGCGCGCGGTGGCGCGTGCGCTTACGCCTGCCGTGATGCCGAAGCCGAATGCGCTCGCGTGTCGCGTCGCTACGCGACGCGCCCGCTCACCGGGATCGATGCGCCGGTGATCGCCTGCGCGTCGTCCGACAGCAGAAAGCCGATCGTCGCCGCGAGCTGTTCGGGCCGCACCCAGCGCGTGAAGTCCGCATCGGGCATGTCCGCGCGGTTCTGCGGCGTGTCGATGATGCTCGGCAGCAGCGCGTTCACCGTGACGCCGCGATCGAGCAGTTCCGCGGCCAGCGCCTCGGTGAGCCGCGCGACGCCGGCCTTCGCGGCCGCGTATGCGCCCATTCCGGCGCCGGCCTTCGACGCGGCGCCCGCGCCGATGTTGACGATGCGGCCGGCGCCGCTCGCGATCAGATGCGGCAGCGCCGCCTTCGACGCGTTCAGCGCCGTCTTCACGTTGAGCGCATACATCCGGTCCCAGGTGGCGACGTCGCCGTCGGCCACCGTTTCCCACGCGAACGCGCCCGCGATGTTGAGCAGCGCGTCGACCTTGCCGAATTCGCGATTGACCGTTTCCAGCGCACGCACGGCGGCCTGCGGATCGACGAGATCGATGCCGCCGATGCGCAGCGCGTCGGCCGGTATGTCGGGCAATGCCTGTGGCTCGGGCGCCAGGCCGCGGCCGATCAGCGCGACGCGGGCGCCGCGCCCGCCGAGCCATGCGGCCGTGGCGACGCCCAGATGGCCGAATCCGCCGGTGATCGCAACGGCCTTGCCTTGCAGGTCGTGTTCCATCGATATGTTCTCCTTGGTCTATGCGAGTTGAATGATGCCTGTCGAATGATGCGCGGTGCGCGATCGATGCAGGCGCTACGCGCGATCCGGCGCGTAGCTGAGGACCGCCGGGCGGCCTCGACACCTCCGCGCGATCGGGCAGCCACGTCGGCGCACGCACCGAGCCGCTCGGCATGCGGGCATAATGCGCGAAGCCGCTGCGCCGCACGGCGCACCGCGGCCGCGTCGGGCGCGAGAGCGCCGCGTCCGGCCCGCACGGCACCACTCCAACCTCACGCGCCCATTCCATGCAAGTACTCGTCGTCGGCACCGGCAAACTGGCCGCCGAACTGCTCGCGTCGCACCGACTCGATCCCGCCGCCTGTGACGTGATCGCGTGGCCGCAGCGCACGCGCCCCGATACCCGCGCGATCGTCGTGCATGCGGGCTCGGGCCGCGAGCTGCCCGCCGTGATCGCGTTCTGCGATGCAACCGGCTCGCCGCTCGTCGAGCTGTCCACCGGCTCCGCGCTCGAAACCGGATCGTACGACTTCCCCGTCGTGCTGTGCCCGAACACCAACATCTTGATGCTGAAGTTCATGAGCATGCTCGACACCAGCGGCCATCTGTTTCGCGACTGCCGCATCAGCGTGACGGAGTCGCATCAGGCGAGCAAGACATCCGTGCCCGGTACCGCAGTCGGCATCGCCCGGTCGCTCGGCGTGCCGGCGCATGATATCCGCTCGGTGCGCGACCCCGACGCGCAACGCGATGTCCTGCAGATTCCGGACGATCAGCTCGGCCGCCATGCATTCCATCGGGTCCGAATCGACGATGGCGCGTGCAGCCTCCAGTTCGAATCGCGCGTGTACGGCGCGTCGCCCTACGCGGACGGCGTGTCGCGAATCGTCGAGGCGGTGCGGCAGCACGCGCTCGAGCGGCGCCGGTACTCGGTCGTCGAGTTCATCCACAACGGCTGGCTGTAGCTGGGGCGGCGGGCGCGTCCGTGCGCTGTCGGCCGAGGCGACGGCGACGGCGGATCGATCGCGCGCAATCGCAGCCATCGCGGCGCGTCGGCATCGATTGGAGTGTGCCGGTCACCGATGTCCACACGTCGTTCGCAACGTCGATCACGACGCTCACGGAGGTCGCGCGCTCGGTGGGATCGACGTAGTCGACGAAGTACCGGTCCTCGAGCGGCCGCGTGACGCGGCACGGCGCGCGCCCGCCTGCGTCGCTCGCCGTGTCGCGCCATTGCAGCGCGCCGGCTTCGAACGTATTGGCGCGCCACACGTCCCGCGCGTCGGCAAGGGCCATGGCTGCCCGACGAGTGAGCGCACGGGCGCGAGTACGTTCGCGTGTGGCGCGAAGCCGTCCGCGAGCGCACCCACCTGAATGAATACCGGGTGCCGTCGTAGCAATTGCTTTCTCCCGCACAGCTTCAGGCCCGGCGGGCCGTGTACGCTGCTCATGTGTACATGGTGCACGTTGCGTGTGCCGCGCGGTATCGGCCGAACGGATGAGGGACGCGCGATACGGGAACGCGCTAAAGTGCATTTGATCCGCGTCGCGGCGGAGCGAGGAGCGAGCATGCATCGTGTCACGCATTACCGCCGCACCTGTGAAGGCATCGAGGCGATCAGCCTCGATTCCGACCGCGCGTTCCCGCGTCACGCGCACGACGAATTCGGCGTCGGCGTGATCGTCAGCGGCGCGCACCGGTCATGGAGCGGCCGTGGGCAGGTCGACGCGCAGGCTGGCGACGCGATCATGGTCAACCCGGGCGAGATGCACGACGGCATGCCGATCGATGCGGGCACCGGTCGCCGCTGGCGAATGCTGTACCTCGCGCCCGCACTGGTTGCCGGCATAGCGGCGGAAGAAGGCATCCGCGGTGTGGAACTCGCGAACCCGGCCGTGCGCGACGAGCAGCTCGTAGCCGCGTTCGCTCGGCTGCATGCGCGGGTCGTCGCGGGCAACGCGCCGCCTCTCGCACGCGACGAAGCGCTCGTGATGCTGGTGGCCGCGCTGCTCGCGCGGCATTCGAATCGCACGCTGCGGGCTGCGTGCGTCGCGCCGGCGATCCGCGCCGCGCGGGAACGGCTCGATGCGGCGCCCGCCGCGCCGGTGTCGCTCGCGGAGCTGGCGGGCTTGGCGGCGTCAGCCGCTTCCAGCTGCTGCGCGGCTTCGCGCGCGAACTCGGCATTACGCCGCACGCGTACCTGATCCAGTCGCGTGCGCGCCTCGCCCGTGCGTTGCTCGCGCGCGGCCACCCGATCGCGGACGCCGCGGCCGAAGCGGGATTCGCCGACCAGAGCCACCTGACGCGCGCGTTTGCCCGCCAGTTCGGGATCACGCCGGGGCGATTCCTGCAGGCGGGATGACGCTCCGCGCGATAGCGCGGGCGGTGCTGGCGATGCGTCGGTAGCAATGATCGCCGCCGAGCGGTGATGGCGGTAGCGGCAGTACTCACGATCGCTGTCGCTGTCGTAGCCGAAATAGCAATCGCAGCCGAAGCCGAAGCCCCAGTCCCCGTCGAAGCCAAAGTCGAATTCCCAGTTGTAGCGCAGCGGCAGTCGTAGTCGCAATCGCAATCACGGTCACGGTCCCGATCGCAGTCACGCCCGGCACACGATAATCACCCTCCCCGCACGACCACACCACCCGCCGCCCCTCACAGCCCCGAACACCCCCGCAATTTCATTCAAGACGGCCGCATCGTCACCCGCGATGATGCGGTGCATGAAGACACGACTGATCGGCTATCTCTATCTCGCCGCCGCGATGACGGGCGTCGGCAGCACCGTCATCGCGAGCCGCCTCGCCGCCGGCGGATTGCCGCCGTTCACCGCGACCGCGCTGCGCTTCCTGATCGCGACGCCGCTGCTGTTCGCGTTGATGCGCGCGCAACGATTGCGCTGGCCGCGCCTGTCGCGGCGCGACGCGGGGCTGCTCGTCGTGCAGGCGGCGGCGGGCGGCGTCGGCTACACGGTGCTGCTGATCTGCGGCACGCGGCTGTCGTCGCCGCTCGACGCGGGCGTGATGCTCGGCACGCTGCCGGCGATGTCGACGCTGATCGCGGCCGTCCTGCTCCGCGAGCGGCAGACGCCGCGCGACTGGGCCGCCGCCGCGCTGGCAACGGCCGGCGTGCTGCTCGTCACGTTCACGCCCGGCCATGCGGCGCCGTCGATGCGGGCACTGGCCGGCGACGCGCTGGTGCTGGCGGCCGTCGCATGCGAAGCC
The sequence above is drawn from the Burkholderia ubonensis genome and encodes:
- a CDS encoding MFS transporter; protein product: MTDNTLARCAAAPAGTAAAAPARSHHGWALVVLLIGAILPPLDYFIVNLALPAIRDGIGARPAELQLVVSAYACANAVVQITGGRLGDLYGRKRMFMTGMAGFVVASALCGLADSGAVLVGGRVLQGLFAAILAPQVLATIRSVFSPHEQVRVMGFYGFVFGLAAVIGQLGGGVLIALHPFGLGWRAIFLVNVPIGILALLGSWRFIPESRPPRGQRIDVPGTALLSLFLLMLVYPLTHGREAGWPLWMVACVAGAVPMLGALLAVETRQLAGGRDPLLDVRLLRNPVIALGLTLAFLFYMLSAFFLSYGIYLQGCLNWSALQSGLAILPLGVGFLASPLLMPRLVGRFGGHRVLTLGFAMLAAGVATAAALASEHAPGPGFHAGIAAIGIGQGLVLPSVVRIVLAEVDAARAGVASGMVTAMLQIGAAVGAAALGGLFFARLGARPAPPDYVHAFSATMWALTAVFLVCVVLSAALGPLQRRTQARA
- a CDS encoding oxidoreductase-like domain-containing protein — its product is MTKPDAADAPADDPRPTPPQQPELEDCCNSGCSPCIFDLYEDAMERYRVELAEWEARHAPPKPQS
- a CDS encoding dihydrodipicolinate reductase C-terminal domain-containing protein is translated as MQVLVVGTGKLAAELLASHRLDPAACDVIAWPQRTRPDTRAIVVHAGSGRELPAVIAFCDATGSPLVELSTGSALETGSYDFPVVLCPNTNILMLKFMSMLDTSGHLFRDCRISVTESHQASKTSVPGTAVGIARSLGVPAHDIRSVRDPDAQRDVLQIPDDQLGRHAFHRVRIDDGACSLQFESRVYGASPYADGVSRIVEAVRQHALERRRYSVVEFIHNGWL
- a CDS encoding NAD-dependent epimerase/dehydratase family protein produces the protein MTAGAAGTQRQVLVLGASGGIGGEVARQLRDAGWQVRALSRSLDAASVERDGIGWVRGDALDRDAVLRAARGCSVLVHAVNPPGYRNWSTQVLPMIDNTIAAATREQATIVLPGTVYNFGPDAFALLHEDAPQRPVTRKGAIRVEMERRLQAATANRVRTIIVRAGDFFGPRAGNNWFGQGMVKAGRPVTAISVPGRPGVGHQWAYLPDVARAMVELIARRETLAPFARFHLAGHWDADGMQLAQAVCRVAQRHGLRPTIRQFPWWLVWAAAPFVTTLRELLEMRYLWREPVRLDNARLIAVLGREPLTPLDTAVETTLAGLGCLS
- a CDS encoding LysR family transcriptional regulator; translation: MTTDPNWERYRTFLAVLTEGSLSGAARALGITQPTAGRHVAALEAAFGQTLFTRSPSGLLPTEAALALRGHAETLRSAAAAFERAAASHGAGVSGVVRISASDVIGVEVLPPMLTQLRRDHPGLVVELAPTDRIQDVLNREADIAVRMAPPAQDALVARRIGAIEVALHARDDYLARNGTPSTVDELARHALIGFDTVTPFIRAAGRAMPQWNRDAFALRTDSNLAQLALIRAGYGIGICQTALAKRDARLVRVLPDTPALALETWVVMHEDLRTSARCRVVFDALANGLRGYAEGGGE
- a CDS encoding DMT family transporter encodes the protein MKTRLIGYLYLAAAMTGVGSTVIASRLAAGGLPPFTATALRFLIATPLLFALMRAQRLRWPRLSRRDAGLLVVQAAAGGVGYTVLLICGTRLSSPLDAGVMLGTLPAMSTLIAAVLLRERQTPRDWAAAALATAGVLLVTFTPGHAAPSMRALAGDALVLAAVACEAVFILLNRRLAVPLAPLTLSTAMSGLGFALALVPAAFEWHALASGWTLGAVGAIAYYALVPTVLGYLCWYAGSARTSGTEAALFTAFAPVSAVLFAVTLFGETLGGTQVLGVALVVAAMLVGATRRRDAATRRPAAQADASASQIAE
- a CDS encoding LysR family transcriptional regulator, giving the protein MRGFDLDQLRTFAAVADAGSLSAAAPLLHLSQSTVSEQVRKLESRAGMSLFVRSKRGVEPTPAGARLLQHARRIVALNEAAFDEVRGQAIKGELRVAITDYYRTHEVAGLLARLRECYPQLRLHVSAMKSMDIEAAHARGQIDLGVVMHLSRGPFRPASADTRWVLRREPLSWVAAPALAEQLPQPLPLVLLPDDCMMHQIAVRSLDEQQVPYGLVHSASGVAGLQSLLAAGLGVGCLCASSIGEGLVRLGAKYRLPALPDAVFSLTPPMPGERETVTQAREVLSRQLLM
- a CDS encoding SDR family NAD(P)-dependent oxidoreductase, which encodes MEHDLQGKAVAITGGFGHLGVATAAWLGGRGARVALIGRGLAPEPQALPDIPADALRIGGIDLVDPQAAVRALETVNREFGKVDALLNIAGAFAWETVADGDVATWDRMYALNVKTALNASKAALPHLIASGAGRIVNIGAGAASKAGAGMGAYAAAKAGVARLTEALAAELLDRGVTVNALLPSIIDTPQNRADMPDADFTRWVRPEQLAATIGFLLSDDAQAITGASIPVSGRVA